One window of Bacillus thermozeamaize genomic DNA carries:
- a CDS encoding integrase, translated as MAHKWITAGYSVTLVLRIVGVSRSTYYYQLTHEPKPHTTAGGRPIPGYSLTKDNRKVSDEQMKEWLMESIAGDGYAYGYRKLTHMLRQDYGLVINEKKVYRLCKELDVLRPQRKIRRKHPRKLAQNRTITAPNQLWEVDVKYGYIAGEDRFFFVLSYIDVYDRQIVGYHIGLTCEARHAVETFRAALWKRQILQRNAPLPIIRSDNGPQFVSHLFESECECWNVEHERIPPKTPNMNAYIESYHRLLEDECLSMYEFESYAEAYQAVVEFVRRYNTCRLHSSLHYLSPVEFYRRHMETGLQPRRPVRV; from the coding sequence ATTGCGCACAAGTGGATCACAGCCGGGTACAGTGTTACTCTCGTGCTGCGCATCGTGGGAGTGTCACGATCCACTTACTATTACCAGCTAACCCATGAACCCAAGCCGCATACGACGGCTGGCGGACGTCCCATTCCTGGGTATTCGCTGACCAAGGATAACCGCAAAGTCAGCGATGAGCAGATGAAAGAGTGGCTTATGGAGTCCATCGCCGGGGATGGATATGCATACGGTTACCGGAAGTTGACTCACATGCTCCGACAGGACTATGGGCTCGTGATCAACGAGAAGAAGGTGTACCGTTTGTGCAAAGAACTGGATGTTCTGCGCCCACAGCGGAAAATCCGCCGGAAACATCCCAGGAAACTGGCCCAGAACCGCACCATTACGGCACCAAACCAGCTGTGGGAGGTTGATGTGAAGTACGGATATATCGCTGGTGAGGACCGATTCTTCTTTGTCTTGTCCTACATCGATGTGTATGATCGCCAAATTGTGGGATATCACATTGGACTCACCTGTGAAGCACGGCATGCAGTTGAGACGTTTCGGGCGGCGTTGTGGAAACGTCAGATTCTTCAGCGTAATGCTCCGCTCCCGATCATCCGTTCAGACAACGGGCCACAGTTTGTGAGCCATCTGTTTGAATCGGAGTGTGAGTGCTGGAATGTCGAACACGAGCGCATCCCGCCCAAGACGCCGAATATGAACGCATACATCGAGTCATATCACAGGTTACTCGAGGATGAGTGTTTGTCCATGTATGAGTTCGAGAGCTACGCCGAGGCGTATCAGGCCGTGGTGGAGTTCGTACGCAGGTATAACACTTGCCGGCTGCATTCGAGCCTGCACTACCTCTCGCCGGTCGAGTTTTACCGCCGTCACATGGAAACAGGGTTACAACCAAGGCGCCCGGTTCGAGTATGA
- a CDS encoding transposase, with translation MERRKFTPEFKRQVVEQAIAAGNNTVVAHKYDIRPNVVSKWVRQYKAGQSMQGSSPKGNATHVTQQEHAQLVAENRELDKQNAHLKQLLGEKDLEIAILRDLLKKANPHLRIK, from the coding sequence ATGGAACGTCGCAAATTTACTCCAGAGTTCAAGCGTCAAGTCGTTGAGCAGGCGATTGCTGCTGGGAATAACACCGTGGTCGCGCACAAGTACGACATTCGCCCGAATGTGGTGAGTAAGTGGGTTCGTCAGTATAAGGCTGGTCAATCCATGCAGGGCAGCAGTCCAAAAGGAAATGCCACCCACGTGACCCAGCAGGAACATGCCCAGCTCGTCGCCGAGAATCGTGAATTGGACAAGCAGAACGCCCATCTCAAACAGCTGTTGGGTGAGAAAGACCTCGAAATCGCTATCTTGCGTGATCTGCTAAAAAAAGCCAACCCTCACTTGCGGATAAAGTAG